From a single Candidatus Neomarinimicrobiota bacterium genomic region:
- the gatC gene encoding Asp-tRNA(Asn)/Glu-tRNA(Gln) amidotransferase subunit GatC has product MTKNQTVDRDEVLKIAALAKLHLSEEEVSLYTDQMNEILEYMKQLGELDTKDVEPLSHVLDQINMTRPDEEKASLSREEALRNAPETDGEYFVVPNVIEKS; this is encoded by the coding sequence GTGACTAAAAACCAGACGGTTGACCGTGATGAAGTTCTCAAAATCGCGGCTTTGGCTAAACTCCATCTCTCTGAGGAAGAGGTTTCATTGTATACAGATCAGATGAATGAGATCCTTGAATATATGAAACAGCTGGGTGAGCTCGACACCAAGGATGTGGAGCCTCTCAGCCATGTTCTTGATCAGATCAATATGACCCGCCCTGATGAGGAAAAAGCTTCTCTCAGCCGTGAAGAGGCACTCCGGAATGCCCCTGAGACCGATGGTGAGTATTTTGTCGTGCCGAATGTAATCGAAAAATCATAA
- a CDS encoding FtsX-like permease family protein, protein MKTKRSHLKNTLKESFRMAVEAIRQNKLRSILTLLGISIGVFSVIGVMTAIRTLEVSIDSQLDIFGTNTFSVNKWPAIMVSGGHGGRKKYRERKNIDFFQFEELKRRATFPLRVSVIDGTDERNIRYKDKQLKRTAELQGADEWGLRSRNTFILSGRNFMEDDVRFFRNVTILGPDVVDILFPFEDPIGKKIQIKGLDYTVVGITEWKGQAFGQSQDNYVLIPISVYLQRFSNRWTSLRITVEAVSAGMYDKTLDEVIGLMRTIRKVPPEDENDFEIISNEELAKVLAGFTGGIKLFAGAVSVIALFVAGIGIMNIMLVSVSERIKEIGIRKAIGANRNDILTQFLMEAIFLSQFGGVVGVILGILGGNLVAVFLNVSSVIPFDWAFYGMAICSLVGISFGIYPAWRAANLDPIESLRYE, encoded by the coding sequence ATGAAAACCAAACGGTCTCACCTAAAAAATACACTTAAGGAAAGCTTTCGCATGGCTGTGGAAGCCATTCGGCAGAACAAGCTTCGTTCCATTCTTACACTTCTTGGAATCAGCATAGGCGTGTTTTCAGTCATTGGTGTAATGACAGCTATCCGGACATTGGAAGTTTCCATTGATTCGCAACTGGATATTTTTGGTACGAATACTTTTTCGGTAAACAAATGGCCAGCTATTATGGTTTCGGGTGGCCATGGCGGTAGAAAAAAATACAGGGAACGAAAAAACATCGATTTTTTTCAGTTTGAAGAATTAAAACGTCGTGCAACGTTCCCTCTAAGAGTAAGTGTGATTGATGGTACTGATGAACGAAATATTCGTTACAAGGATAAACAGTTAAAACGAACAGCGGAACTTCAAGGTGCCGATGAATGGGGATTACGTAGTCGCAATACATTCATACTTAGTGGTCGCAACTTCATGGAAGATGATGTTCGCTTTTTTAGGAATGTCACTATTCTAGGTCCGGATGTGGTAGATATATTATTTCCGTTTGAAGATCCTATTGGAAAGAAAATTCAAATCAAGGGTCTTGACTACACTGTAGTCGGTATTACAGAATGGAAGGGGCAGGCATTTGGACAAAGTCAGGATAATTATGTCCTGATCCCTATCAGTGTTTATCTCCAACGGTTTTCTAATAGATGGACTTCATTGAGAATCACTGTAGAAGCCGTATCAGCAGGTATGTATGATAAAACGTTAGATGAAGTGATCGGATTAATGAGAACAATTCGAAAAGTTCCCCCTGAAGATGAGAATGATTTTGAGATTATCTCCAATGAAGAATTGGCTAAAGTGTTGGCAGGTTTTACGGGGGGAATAAAACTGTTTGCCGGTGCGGTCAGCGTTATTGCTCTTTTTGTAGCAGGTATTGGCATTATGAATATTATGCTCGTGTCGGTCTCTGAAAGAATCAAAGAGATCGGAATTCGCAAAGCTATAGGTGCAAATCGAAATGATATTCTAACGCAATTTCTAATGGAAGCCATCTTCTTGAGTCAGTTCGGCGGTGTTGTTGGTGTTATCCTGGGTATTCTGGGAGGTAACCTGGTGGCTGTTTTTCTCAATGTTTCATCAGTAATTCCCTTTGACTGGGCGTTCTACGGTATGGCTATCTGTTCCTTGGTGGGCATCAGTTTCGGTATTTACCCTGCTTGGAGGGCGGCAAATTTGGACCCTATCGAATCCCTCCGCTACGAATAA